From a single Herbiconiux sp. SALV-R1 genomic region:
- a CDS encoding M23 family metallopeptidase: MAQGGAVSGTTRAIARVRPVVQYAGLTTIAVGVVLVLVGLVGPETGSAGAVLVAVGVGLAVVTVLLSIAAPAAGGTPLALAAPVRGRWRALNSPSSGVPSHGTHAYGQSYAVDLLYTPEGVEKPEFGSAGGSFLDPSRFPAFGQPVLAPADAVVVRAVDGCRDHRSRSSWPALLWFFAESAVREARGLRGMLGNHLVLRLADGTHVVLAHLRRHSIRVPVGAEVHAGDELAECGNSGNSTEPHLHVQRQDEADPQSAVGLPFTFEPGGIPANGDHLQERP, from the coding sequence ATGGCCCAGGGCGGCGCGGTGTCGGGTACGACGCGCGCGATCGCGCGGGTACGGCCCGTGGTGCAGTACGCGGGCCTCACCACCATCGCGGTTGGCGTGGTGCTCGTGCTCGTAGGGCTGGTGGGCCCGGAGACCGGGTCGGCCGGAGCCGTGCTGGTGGCGGTGGGGGTCGGACTCGCGGTGGTGACCGTGCTGCTCTCGATCGCGGCACCCGCTGCCGGCGGCACACCCCTGGCTCTCGCGGCACCGGTGCGGGGCCGGTGGCGGGCACTGAACTCGCCGTCGAGCGGGGTGCCGAGCCATGGCACGCACGCCTACGGGCAGAGCTACGCGGTCGACCTGCTGTACACACCCGAGGGGGTCGAGAAGCCCGAGTTCGGGTCGGCGGGCGGCTCCTTCCTCGACCCGTCGCGCTTCCCCGCTTTCGGGCAGCCCGTGCTCGCCCCCGCCGACGCCGTCGTGGTGCGCGCGGTCGACGGCTGCCGCGACCACCGCAGCAGGTCGTCGTGGCCCGCCCTACTCTGGTTCTTCGCCGAGTCTGCGGTGCGGGAGGCGCGTGGCCTCCGCGGCATGCTGGGCAACCACCTGGTGCTGCGACTCGCCGACGGCACGCATGTCGTGCTGGCCCACCTGCGCAGGCACAGCATCCGGGTGCCGGTGGGAGCCGAGGTACACGCGGGCGACGAGCTCGCCGAGTGCGGCAACAGCGGCAACTCGACCGAACCGCATCTGCACGTGCAGCGGCAAGACGAGGCCGACCCGCAGTCGGCGGTCGGGCTGCCGTTCACCTTTGAACCCGGCGGCATCCCGGCCAACGGCGACCACCTCCAGGAGCGACCATGA
- a CDS encoding HNH endonuclease signature motif containing protein, with protein MEITHRLSEITDDLRAVMGEISEGLGGLSDNDLLEVMAAVEAVGRAVSAGQVRVAGEVAVRSRSELGDEGLSRSQNFTSPVKLVTSVTGVSARESKARLELGRRMRGAMLLGGSEGPAPFPAVDQAVDEGRLGVEAASVIVRQCSDLVVRGCAPDVVASAEQTLVDETLTRGLSADQTAKLAIHLRELLDPDGAEPRDELHQQQRSLTIAQASDGMIRGKFALTPEQGGVWLASIQAMQSPRVGNGPRFLGEDEAMAQFATADTRTQVQKNADTITELLARAAGSPGMPRINGATSTVNVHITLDDLQTGRGVGWIDGIDEPIPASTVAQLRCHSPLAATVFGDRGEILHHGKTKRLFTPAQNRALAARDGGCVWPDCDRPPSYCETHHADEWVADDHPPGRTDIDNGVLLCHFHHSHLHKSAWKLIMREGVPHIVPPRWVDITQTPIPTTRRRTTGPQHHAA; from the coding sequence ATGGAGATCACCCACCGGCTCAGCGAGATCACAGACGATCTCCGCGCCGTGATGGGCGAAATCAGTGAAGGGCTGGGTGGGCTATCCGACAACGATCTCCTCGAGGTGATGGCCGCGGTTGAGGCTGTGGGGCGGGCTGTGTCGGCGGGGCAGGTTCGGGTTGCCGGCGAGGTGGCGGTGCGGTCGCGGAGCGAACTCGGAGACGAGGGGTTGAGCCGGTCGCAGAACTTCACCAGCCCCGTCAAGCTCGTCACGAGTGTCACGGGTGTGTCAGCGCGGGAGAGCAAGGCGCGGCTTGAACTCGGGAGACGGATGCGCGGGGCCATGCTCCTCGGCGGCAGCGAAGGGCCAGCGCCATTCCCGGCCGTCGACCAGGCGGTCGATGAGGGCAGGCTCGGAGTCGAGGCCGCCTCCGTCATCGTGCGGCAATGCTCCGACCTTGTTGTGCGCGGATGTGCGCCCGATGTTGTCGCCAGTGCCGAGCAGACGCTCGTCGACGAGACCCTCACGCGGGGCCTGTCGGCTGATCAGACGGCGAAGCTCGCCATCCACCTGCGGGAGCTGCTCGACCCCGACGGAGCCGAACCCCGCGACGAACTCCACCAGCAACAGCGGTCACTCACCATCGCCCAAGCCAGCGACGGCATGATTCGGGGAAAGTTTGCCCTCACCCCCGAGCAGGGCGGCGTGTGGCTGGCAAGCATCCAAGCAATGCAGAGCCCCCGCGTCGGAAACGGCCCGCGGTTCCTGGGTGAAGATGAGGCGATGGCCCAGTTCGCGACCGCTGACACGCGTACGCAGGTGCAGAAGAACGCTGACACCATCACCGAACTCCTCGCCCGCGCCGCCGGCTCCCCCGGCATGCCCCGCATCAACGGCGCCACCAGCACCGTCAACGTCCACATCACCCTCGACGACCTCCAAACCGGGCGTGGTGTCGGCTGGATCGACGGCATCGACGAACCCATCCCGGCCTCCACCGTCGCGCAGCTGCGTTGCCACTCCCCGCTCGCCGCCACCGTCTTCGGCGACCGCGGCGAGATTCTTCACCACGGCAAGACGAAGCGGCTCTTCACCCCCGCCCAGAACCGGGCACTGGCCGCCAGGGACGGCGGGTGTGTCTGGCCAGACTGCGACCGCCCACCCTCCTACTGCGAAACCCACCATGCAGACGAATGGGTCGCAGACGACCACCCACCAGGCCGCACAGACATCGACAACGGCGTCCTCCTCTGCCACTTCCACCACTCCCACCTCCACAAGTCAGCGTGGAAACTGATCATGCGCGAAGGCGTCCCGCACATCGTGCCGCCCCGCTGGGTCGACATCACCCAAACCCCCATACCCACCACCCGCCGACGCACCACCGGCCCACAACACCACGCCGCCTGA
- the dnaE gene encoding DNA polymerase III subunit alpha, whose product MLDGAARVKPLIEAAKEQGMPAVAVTDHGNVFGAFDFWRTATEAGIKPIIGTEAYLTPGTHRGDKTRVRWGNGGGDDVSGAGAYTHMTLLSETTEGMHNLFRLSSKASIEGQYFKPRMDRELLSQYGKGLIATTGCPSGEIQTRLRLGQYDEALKAASDFRDIFGAENFFCEIMDHGLEIERRIMGDLIRLAKQLDLKLVATNDLHYTHAHDATSHAALLCVQSGSTLSDPNRFKFDADEFYLKSAQEMRQLFRDYPDACDNTLLIAERCNVEFDTKANYMPRYPVPEGETEATWFEKEVEEGLKLRYPNGISQEVRERADYEVGVIKSMGFPGYFLVVADFINWSKRNGIRVGPGRGSGAGSMAAYAMRITDLDPLVHGLIFERFLNPDRVSMPDFDVDFDDRRRGEVIKYVTEKYGDERVAQIVTYGTIKAKQALKDSGRVLGFPFSMGEKLTKAMPPPIMGKDIPLSGIFDKNHPRYKEAVDIRTVIETDPEARTVFDTALGIENLKRQWGVHAAGVIMSSDPLIDIIPIMKREQDGQIVTQFDYPAAESLGLIKMDFLGLRNLTIIDDALDNIRANRGEDLVLEDLDLDDAPSYELLARGDTLGVFQLDGGPMRGLLRLMKPDNFEDISAVLALYRPGPMGADSHTNYALRKNKIQPITPIHPELAEPLEDVLGGTYGLIVYQEQVMSIAQKLAGFTLAQADLLRRAMGKKKKSELDKQYEGFSAGMHANGYSEAAVKTLWDILLPFSDYAFNKAHSAAYGVISYWTAYLKAHYPAEYMAALLTSVGDSKDKMAMYLNECRRMGIKVLPPDVNSSIGFFTAVGPDIRFGLGAVRNVGMNVVELIRGAREEKGAFTSFGDFLKKIPLGATNKRTIESLIKAGAFDSLGATRRALMEVHEAMIDNAVSEKRNEANGQVGFDFDSLWDAPEEVHDIPARPEWAKRDKLAFERDMLGLYVSDHPLAGLEVELAKHASTTILDLLSSEHVNDGDQVTIAGLITSVQHRTAKNSGNQYGMITVEDFAGEITAMFMGKTYQEFGPALSNDSIVVVRGRVSLRDDGMNLHAFSLFQPALGTAGSSGPLHISLAEFKATTDTVQALNDVLIRHSGDTEVRLKLIKNDNVRVFEVPYPVSVTADLFGELKSLLGPNCLA is encoded by the coding sequence ATGCTCGACGGTGCGGCGAGGGTGAAGCCGCTCATCGAGGCGGCCAAGGAGCAGGGGATGCCCGCGGTCGCTGTCACCGACCACGGCAACGTCTTCGGTGCCTTCGACTTCTGGCGCACGGCGACCGAGGCCGGCATCAAGCCCATCATCGGCACCGAGGCGTACCTCACGCCAGGAACCCATCGCGGCGACAAGACCCGCGTGCGCTGGGGCAACGGTGGAGGCGACGACGTCTCGGGCGCCGGCGCGTACACGCACATGACGCTGCTCTCCGAGACCACCGAGGGCATGCACAACCTGTTCCGGCTGAGCTCGAAGGCGAGCATCGAGGGTCAGTACTTCAAGCCCCGTATGGACAGGGAGCTGCTCAGCCAGTACGGCAAGGGCCTCATCGCCACGACGGGGTGCCCGTCGGGTGAGATCCAGACGCGTCTGCGGCTCGGCCAGTACGACGAGGCGCTCAAGGCGGCGAGCGACTTCCGCGACATCTTCGGTGCCGAGAACTTCTTCTGCGAGATCATGGACCACGGTCTCGAGATCGAACGCCGCATCATGGGCGACCTCATCCGGCTCGCCAAGCAGCTCGACCTCAAGCTCGTCGCAACCAACGACCTGCACTACACGCACGCCCACGACGCCACCAGCCACGCGGCGCTGCTCTGCGTGCAGTCGGGGTCGACGCTCTCCGACCCCAACCGCTTCAAGTTCGACGCCGACGAGTTCTACCTCAAGAGCGCCCAAGAGATGCGGCAGCTCTTCCGCGACTACCCCGACGCCTGCGACAACACGCTGCTCATCGCCGAGCGCTGCAACGTCGAGTTCGACACCAAAGCCAACTACATGCCCCGCTACCCGGTGCCCGAGGGGGAGACCGAGGCGACCTGGTTCGAGAAGGAGGTCGAGGAGGGGCTGAAGCTCCGCTACCCGAACGGCATCTCGCAGGAGGTGCGCGAGCGCGCCGACTACGAGGTGGGCGTCATCAAGAGCATGGGCTTCCCGGGCTACTTCCTCGTCGTCGCCGACTTCATCAACTGGTCGAAGCGCAACGGCATCCGCGTCGGCCCGGGCCGTGGATCGGGTGCGGGCTCGATGGCGGCGTACGCCATGCGCATCACCGACCTCGACCCGCTGGTGCACGGCCTCATCTTCGAGCGCTTCCTCAACCCCGACCGCGTCTCCATGCCCGACTTCGACGTCGACTTCGACGACCGTCGCCGCGGCGAGGTCATCAAGTACGTCACCGAGAAGTACGGCGACGAGCGCGTCGCCCAGATCGTCACCTACGGCACCATCAAGGCCAAGCAGGCGCTGAAAGACTCCGGGCGCGTGCTCGGCTTCCCGTTCAGCATGGGGGAGAAGCTCACCAAGGCGATGCCGCCGCCCATCATGGGCAAGGACATCCCGCTGTCGGGCATCTTCGACAAGAACCACCCTCGCTACAAAGAGGCCGTCGACATCCGCACGGTCATCGAGACCGACCCCGAGGCGCGCACGGTGTTCGACACCGCGCTCGGCATCGAGAACCTGAAGCGCCAGTGGGGCGTTCACGCGGCCGGCGTCATCATGTCGAGCGACCCACTGATCGACATCATCCCGATCATGAAGCGGGAGCAGGACGGCCAGATCGTCACCCAGTTCGACTACCCCGCCGCGGAGTCGCTCGGGCTCATCAAGATGGACTTCCTGGGGCTTCGAAACCTCACCATCATCGACGACGCGCTCGACAACATCCGTGCCAACCGCGGTGAAGACCTCGTGCTCGAAGACCTCGACCTCGACGACGCGCCCTCCTACGAACTGCTCGCCCGCGGCGACACCCTCGGCGTCTTCCAGCTCGACGGCGGCCCCATGCGGGGGCTGTTGCGGCTGATGAAGCCCGACAACTTCGAAGACATCTCGGCGGTGCTCGCGCTCTACCGGCCTGGCCCCATGGGCGCCGACTCGCACACCAACTACGCGTTGCGCAAGAACAAGATCCAGCCCATCACGCCCATCCACCCCGAGCTGGCCGAGCCGCTCGAAGACGTTCTGGGCGGCACCTACGGCCTCATCGTGTACCAGGAGCAGGTGATGTCGATCGCGCAGAAGCTGGCCGGCTTCACCCTCGCCCAGGCCGACCTGCTGCGCCGCGCGATGGGCAAGAAGAAGAAGTCGGAGCTCGACAAGCAGTACGAGGGCTTCAGCGCCGGCATGCACGCCAACGGCTACTCCGAGGCCGCCGTCAAGACGCTCTGGGACATCCTGCTCCCCTTCTCCGACTACGCCTTCAACAAGGCGCACTCCGCGGCTTACGGCGTCATCTCCTACTGGACCGCCTACCTCAAGGCGCACTACCCCGCTGAGTACATGGCAGCGCTCCTCACGAGCGTCGGCGACTCCAAAGACAAGATGGCGATGTACCTCAACGAGTGCCGCCGCATGGGCATCAAGGTGCTGCCCCCCGACGTGAACTCATCGATCGGCTTCTTCACCGCCGTCGGCCCCGACATCAGGTTCGGGCTGGGGGCTGTGCGCAACGTCGGGATGAACGTGGTCGAGCTCATCCGCGGCGCCCGTGAGGAGAAGGGCGCCTTCACCTCCTTCGGCGACTTCCTCAAGAAGATCCCGCTCGGCGCCACCAACAAGCGCACCATCGAGTCGCTCATCAAGGCGGGTGCCTTCGACTCGCTCGGCGCCACCCGCCGTGCCCTCATGGAGGTGCACGAGGCGATGATCGACAACGCCGTCTCGGAGAAGCGCAACGAGGCCAACGGCCAGGTCGGCTTCGACTTCGACTCGCTGTGGGATGCGCCCGAAGAGGTTCACGACATCCCCGCACGACCCGAGTGGGCCAAGCGCGACAAGCTGGCCTTCGAACGCGACATGCTGGGACTGTACGTCTCCGATCATCCGCTCGCCGGTCTCGAGGTGGAGCTCGCGAAGCACGCCTCGACGACGATTCTCGACCTGCTCTCGAGCGAGCACGTGAACGACGGCGACCAGGTCACCATCGCGGGCCTCATCACCTCGGTGCAGCACCGCACCGCGAAGAACTCGGGCAACCAGTACGGCATGATCACGGTCGAGGACTTCGCCGGCGAGATCACCGCGATGTTCATGGGCAAGACCTACCAGGAGTTCGGCCCCGCCCTCTCGAACGACTCCATCGTGGTGGTGCGCGGGCGGGTTTCGCTGCGCGACGACGGCATGAACCTCCACGCCTTCAGCCTGTTCCAGCCCGCCCTCGGCACGGCCGGCTCGTCGGGCCCGCTGCACATCTCCTTGGCGGAGTTCAAAGCCACCACCGACACCGTGCAGGCGCTCAACGACGTGCTCATCAGGCATTCCGGCGACACCGAGGTGCGGCTGAAGCTCATCAAAAACGACAACGTGCGGGTGTTCGAGGTGCCGTACCCGGTGTCGGTCACCGCCGACCTGTTCGGCGAACTGAAGTCGCTGCTCGGCCCGAACTGCCTGGCGTAG
- a CDS encoding glycosyltransferase produces MGIQTSLDGVRDADRIVEAMRLADELAFEASREPGLRTLRILSGALEGDDDVTAIAAVHAFGQIHDDDADRVLTTLLSNERAFLREHAAWVLGAHLPHFDAVGRLIGLVLDGGFGGMIAQRTLEQWAQTAPEHVAIGLEGALLGVDDPDARYRLMETLGLVRGAGPSRRLHAAAGDEGEHLLVRTAAVAALGQRRGDSAAAEKLDELARGDGPLRDIARLGLIDLAGGSVQRSAAGEGLTVAQLFLHADIDAGLTAAGSGDNGGVATLLVRLGDALVRDGGRAGAGAAGASADVKRVVTLSRGSVGDAIDSVVDVAGRSTGHLYGRIPSLTPPVSSAAAWPQRVAARRGIRRVLRAAGSVDVLHLRMAEVGSLAASDVARELDIPVVFTVAPDPHAVIQSMDSAGTLTRQSFGAADEREHFWFRARLVQRLASNAHHTVLFPRPQLRRDMRALVGIDIDSHPERHTVVPEGIDLDVVDAALADATAHREGAAPGAELAALRTLVEALPEHRRGLPLVVSVGRFHQVKGMAAIVSAWQSSSAAERANLLLVGGDLRHPSAAEQQQLDAIEAVVPAGLRAERGLILSGHQPNDTAARWMAAARTGLPGLTAPDGVYVCGSLKEEFGIALLEAMATGLFVVAPDGGGPATYVERGRTGLLTQTWDGAALTAAIESAIDTAGAPGEAPARAARSRAVVEASFTIQAMARSLESVYAGVHRESAATDRAVTA; encoded by the coding sequence ATGGGCATCCAGACCTCCCTCGACGGCGTGCGCGACGCCGACCGCATCGTCGAGGCCATGCGGTTAGCCGACGAGCTCGCCTTCGAGGCCAGCCGGGAGCCCGGCCTCCGCACCCTGCGCATCCTCTCCGGCGCCCTCGAGGGCGACGACGACGTCACCGCCATCGCCGCCGTGCACGCCTTCGGTCAGATTCACGACGACGACGCCGATCGAGTGCTCACCACCTTGCTCTCGAACGAGCGCGCCTTCCTCCGCGAGCACGCGGCCTGGGTGCTCGGCGCCCACCTCCCGCACTTCGACGCCGTCGGCCGGCTCATCGGCCTCGTGCTCGACGGCGGCTTCGGCGGCATGATCGCGCAGCGCACCCTCGAGCAGTGGGCGCAGACCGCCCCCGAGCACGTGGCCATCGGTCTCGAGGGCGCCCTCCTCGGCGTCGACGACCCGGATGCGCGCTACCGCCTGATGGAGACCCTCGGCCTGGTACGCGGCGCCGGCCCGTCGCGCCGCCTGCACGCCGCGGCGGGCGACGAGGGCGAACACCTCCTCGTGCGCACCGCGGCCGTGGCGGCCCTCGGCCAGCGGCGGGGCGACAGCGCCGCCGCCGAGAAGCTCGACGAGCTCGCCCGCGGCGACGGCCCGCTGCGTGACATCGCCCGGCTCGGCCTCATCGACCTCGCGGGCGGGAGCGTGCAGCGCAGCGCCGCGGGTGAGGGCCTCACCGTGGCCCAGCTCTTCCTGCACGCCGACATCGACGCCGGCCTCACGGCTGCCGGCAGCGGCGACAACGGCGGCGTCGCCACCCTGCTCGTGCGCCTCGGCGACGCGCTGGTGCGCGACGGCGGCCGTGCCGGGGCCGGGGCGGCAGGAGCATCCGCTGATGTGAAGCGTGTCGTCACGCTCTCGCGCGGCTCGGTGGGCGACGCGATCGACAGCGTCGTCGACGTGGCGGGTCGCTCGACCGGTCACCTCTACGGCCGCATCCCGTCGCTCACCCCTCCCGTGAGCAGCGCGGCGGCCTGGCCGCAGCGGGTGGCCGCCCGCCGCGGCATCCGTCGGGTGCTTCGTGCCGCCGGCAGCGTCGACGTGCTGCACCTGCGCATGGCGGAGGTCGGGAGCCTCGCCGCGAGCGACGTGGCCCGCGAGCTCGACATCCCCGTGGTGTTCACGGTGGCGCCCGACCCGCACGCCGTCATCCAGTCGATGGACTCGGCCGGCACCCTCACCCGGCAGAGCTTCGGCGCGGCCGACGAGCGCGAGCACTTCTGGTTCCGCGCCCGGCTGGTGCAGCGCCTCGCCTCGAACGCCCACCACACCGTGCTCTTCCCGCGCCCGCAGCTGCGGCGCGACATGCGCGCCCTCGTCGGCATCGACATCGACTCGCACCCCGAGCGGCACACGGTGGTTCCCGAGGGAATCGACCTCGACGTGGTCGACGCCGCCCTCGCCGACGCGACCGCCCACCGCGAGGGTGCCGCGCCCGGCGCCGAACTCGCGGCGCTGCGCACGCTCGTCGAGGCTCTGCCTGAGCACCGGCGCGGGCTCCCGCTCGTCGTCAGCGTCGGCCGCTTCCACCAGGTGAAGGGCATGGCGGCCATCGTCTCCGCCTGGCAGAGCAGCAGCGCCGCCGAGCGTGCGAACCTCCTGCTCGTCGGGGGCGACCTGCGGCACCCCTCCGCCGCCGAGCAGCAGCAGCTCGACGCCATCGAGGCGGTCGTGCCCGCGGGGCTGCGGGCCGAGCGCGGGCTCATCCTCTCGGGTCATCAGCCGAACGACACGGCGGCCCGCTGGATGGCGGCCGCACGCACCGGCCTCCCGGGCCTCACCGCCCCCGACGGCGTCTACGTCTGCGGCAGCCTGAAGGAGGAATTCGGCATCGCCCTGCTCGAGGCCATGGCCACGGGACTGTTCGTGGTCGCGCCCGACGGCGGCGGCCCGGCGACCTACGTGGAGCGCGGCCGCACCGGTCTGCTCACTCAGACCTGGGACGGCGCCGCACTCACCGCGGCGATCGAGTCGGCGATCGACACCGCCGGCGCCCCGGGCGAGGCCCCCGCGCGAGCAGCCCGTTCCCGCGCGGTCGTCGAGGCGAGCTTCACCATCCAGGCCATGGCACGCTCCCTGGAGTCGGTCTACGCGGGTGTGCACCGCGAGAGCGCCGCCACCGACCGGGCGGTCACCGCATGA
- a CDS encoding glycosyltransferase, producing MSVLVISPDYASHLLPLVTLAGAWLERGEEVVVATGESTEAIVAKAGARREHLQLGRGSNPGVIRAEEQPRDEGASLRGFFEATRRGMIPTLRYQAEQRLTDLMWQPVQKARETVAVVDAVQPDTILVDHLAFSARLGLQAARIPYTDVVLGHPSALPVGDELYGLPSAWPACFTPPAEEVERLRELCLRVSESFTREWNTALAELDPLATPSPSAFSETGESLLFNYPAALADPSRAAFLPPHRYLGSTPRDDGGDVEVERWIASSDEPFVYVSFGSFLSVRDDVLARVADALREAGLRAAIATGSGDPARLGSVPDSWLVREFLPQVTLLRSAAAAVTHGGNNSVTEAATFGVPLVVLPFSTDQFAGAAALERAGVGVALDPNTATVPELAAALRTITGDAAVGGGASGGGVAGWRGGERMRAIAAELAAAPGPELAYRVGSPIP from the coding sequence ATGAGCGTGCTGGTCATCAGCCCCGACTACGCGTCGCATCTCCTGCCGCTCGTCACCCTCGCCGGGGCGTGGCTCGAGCGCGGGGAGGAGGTGGTCGTGGCGACGGGCGAGTCGACGGAGGCCATCGTCGCGAAGGCCGGCGCCCGCCGGGAGCACCTCCAACTCGGGCGCGGCTCCAACCCCGGCGTCATCAGGGCCGAGGAGCAGCCGCGCGACGAGGGTGCCTCGCTGCGGGGCTTCTTCGAGGCGACCCGCCGCGGCATGATCCCGACCCTCCGCTACCAGGCCGAGCAGCGGCTCACCGACCTCATGTGGCAGCCGGTGCAGAAGGCGCGGGAGACCGTCGCCGTGGTCGACGCCGTGCAGCCCGACACCATCCTCGTCGACCACCTCGCGTTCAGTGCGCGCCTCGGTCTGCAGGCCGCGCGCATCCCGTACACCGACGTGGTGCTCGGCCACCCCTCAGCCCTTCCCGTCGGCGACGAGCTCTACGGACTGCCGAGCGCCTGGCCCGCGTGCTTCACGCCGCCCGCCGAGGAGGTCGAGCGCCTGCGCGAGCTGTGCCTGCGGGTGAGCGAGTCGTTCACCCGGGAGTGGAACACCGCCCTCGCCGAGCTCGACCCCCTCGCCACCCCGTCGCCGTCGGCGTTCTCCGAGACGGGGGAGTCGCTGCTGTTCAACTACCCGGCCGCACTCGCCGACCCGTCGCGGGCCGCCTTCCTGCCGCCTCACCGCTACCTCGGCTCGACGCCGCGCGACGACGGCGGCGACGTCGAGGTGGAGCGCTGGATCGCCTCCTCCGACGAGCCGTTCGTCTACGTGAGCTTCGGCAGCTTCCTCTCGGTGCGCGACGACGTGCTCGCCCGGGTCGCCGACGCCCTCCGCGAGGCCGGGCTGCGCGCCGCGATCGCGACGGGCTCGGGCGACCCGGCTCGCCTCGGCTCCGTGCCCGACAGCTGGCTCGTGCGCGAGTTCCTGCCGCAGGTCACCCTGCTCAGGTCGGCGGCCGCGGCCGTGACCCACGGCGGCAACAACAGCGTCACCGAGGCCGCGACCTTCGGCGTACCCCTCGTCGTGCTCCCGTTCTCCACCGACCAGTTCGCGGGGGCGGCCGCCCTCGAGCGCGCCGGCGTGGGCGTCGCGCTCGACCCGAACACGGCGACGGTGCCCGAACTCGCGGCGGCGCTCCGCACGATCACGGGCGACGCAGCTGTCGGGGGCGGCGCCAGCGGTGGCGGCGTCGCCGGCTGGCGCGGCGGGGAACGGATGCGCGCCATCGCGGCCGAGCTCGCCGCCGCCCCCGGCCCCGAACTCGCCTACCGCGTGGGCTCGCCGATCCCGTAG
- a CDS encoding S9 family peptidase produces MNDRDRFSPNDDWDFEIRTVLGGAVEGASEPGEVLAATAGIRKGDHEAWYVAWASLGDRVSEIADQAAAGGHRVSAAEAYLRASHYYAVAVNAVSSLPDSDRLAPTFGRQRRAWESFVDNTPVQVERVGIPYENASLPGFLFRPGAAGGATVVAVNGSDGSLASLWASCVSPALRRGYTVLVFDGPGQQTQLFDRGVPFRPDWENVLTPVYDFVAAQPGVDPARIGLYGISQGGYWVARALAFEHRFAAAVTDPGVVDVSTSWTSHLPSSLLKLLDRGENEKFDKEMALGLKLSPDTARTWQFRARPYGTAPGAYAETIEAVRRYALGDLAARITTPLLITDPEGEQFWPGQSERLAALTESVSTLVHFTAAEGASGHCQPLARTLTAQRMFDWMDERMRVGQN; encoded by the coding sequence ATGAACGACCGAGACCGGTTCTCGCCGAACGACGACTGGGACTTCGAGATCCGCACCGTGCTGGGTGGCGCGGTGGAGGGAGCGTCGGAGCCGGGCGAAGTGCTGGCGGCGACCGCCGGCATCCGCAAAGGCGACCACGAGGCCTGGTATGTGGCGTGGGCCTCGCTCGGCGACCGGGTCTCCGAGATCGCCGACCAGGCGGCGGCGGGGGGTCACCGGGTGAGCGCCGCCGAGGCGTACCTCCGGGCCTCGCACTACTACGCCGTCGCGGTGAACGCGGTGAGCTCACTGCCCGACTCCGACCGGCTCGCGCCCACCTTCGGGCGGCAGCGCCGGGCGTGGGAGTCGTTCGTCGACAACACGCCGGTGCAGGTCGAGCGCGTCGGTATCCCCTACGAGAATGCCTCACTGCCCGGTTTCCTGTTCCGCCCCGGCGCGGCCGGCGGAGCGACGGTCGTGGCGGTCAACGGCAGCGACGGCTCGCTCGCCTCGCTCTGGGCGAGCTGCGTGTCGCCGGCGCTCCGCCGGGGTTACACGGTGCTCGTCTTCGACGGACCGGGCCAGCAGACGCAGCTGTTCGACCGGGGAGTGCCGTTCCGGCCCGACTGGGAGAACGTGCTCACCCCGGTCTACGACTTCGTGGCGGCACAGCCCGGCGTCGACCCGGCCCGCATCGGCCTGTACGGCATCAGCCAGGGCGGCTACTGGGTGGCGCGGGCGCTCGCCTTCGAGCACCGCTTCGCCGCCGCCGTCACCGACCCCGGAGTCGTCGACGTCTCCACCTCGTGGACCTCGCACCTCCCGTCGTCGCTGCTGAAGCTGCTCGATCGCGGCGAGAACGAGAAGTTCGACAAGGAGATGGCGTTGGGGCTGAAGCTGAGCCCAGACACGGCGCGCACCTGGCAGTTCCGGGCGCGCCCCTACGGCACCGCCCCCGGCGCCTACGCCGAGACCATCGAGGCCGTGCGCCGCTACGCACTCGGCGACCTCGCCGCCCGCATCACCACGCCGCTGCTCATCACCGACCCCGAGGGCGAGCAGTTCTGGCCCGGGCAGTCAGAGCGGCTCGCTGCGCTGACCGAGAGCGTGTCGACCCTCGTGCACTTCACGGCGGCGGAGGGCGCCTCGGGCCACTGCCAGCCACTCGCTCGCACCCTCACCGCCCAGCGCATGTTCGACTGGATGGACGAGCGGATGCGCGTCGGGCAGAACTGA